DNA sequence from the Uloborus diversus isolate 005 chromosome 1, Udiv.v.3.1, whole genome shotgun sequence genome:
ATTACAAAAATGCACatttaaaactagaaataaattattatttaacaaaaatcaaGTCAGTTTACAAActataataaaattttgcttcatttaaACCACTAATAATCAGGTAAAATGAGAAATGAGGGAATTTTCCGAGTGTCCACATTAATTTGGCAATCCACTTTACAAGCATGTAAGGAGTTTTATGAACCTCCAGGAGAAAATTCTGGCTGTAGTGGTACATAAGAACTCAACTGACCAAcaaccagggttcgaaaatatcatgatcttttcgaaaatatccaatattttgtaTATCAGATATTGTGAtacatatccaatattttcaaccaGCTTAAACTAAGATCTTCAAAATCGTAaatacatcctcaaatcactctttactTACTTATACTGTTATTACAATATCGTCGCCTGagagtaacagtaagatatcttaatgttatttcagggattagatatcttactgttgctctgaggcaacgatatgtagacttaaaattaaggttttttttatcaattttaatggtgctaatttagcattagctgttttattcatttttcttctgttagctacttttacagtgtatgattcagaaataaaaaatatgcattagtcagtaCACAGTCAtaagacttcttttttttctgatcaatgtttaatatttaattaggtactttaaatatgaattaaaactgttacattactaataattttataaatataaaataaagacaGAACATTCTATTACTTTGTCAcattaataatgtattaatacatcataaaaatatagtacaggGAAAACTGTGAAAGTTGACCATTTATGGTGCAGTTACATAAGATccaattctgtgcctgaaaatagcagtcaacttagacaggtggtcaacttaacaggttttacagtacataactttttggttatttttaataaaaaacgaaCAATGGCGCtatgattaatttaatttttgcattgaaaataccgtaattgaaaaaataaatatcgaaactataaaaatatcatattttcaaaataaatatcggatatatatcgactgatactATAccgatgcttcacttgccaaatcaattaactccataaaacaaaaagttgagaAAAATGATGGCCCTCGTGttgcattttctgccatcacaggatcagaaatgtattGAACCGAAAGTTTAATAGGATAAATTCTCATTCTAAGCATTggttaagcactattaaagcagaaattaggattttttttttttaaagtggagttaatcgatgtgtcaactgaggcatccatatattgGCGAACCCTACCAGCAACAGATCTAGACATCATGGATGAGTCATGTTTAGCAAATTAAATATGCTAACGGtttataaatacaataaatatataaatataaaagaacTGACCCATTTTCTAATATAGTCCTGGCCATAACTTCTTGTACTCCAGGATTTTTGGCTTTTTCAATAACAAAATCTTGAAGATTCCAAGATGCCAGCCTAAACACTTGCCTGCCTAGATAATTATTGCTAAAAACTTCACTTACAGGAGGCCGTGTAATAAGAGAAGAGACTAGTTCATAAAAGTCTTTTGTACTAGGATCATATGAGCGTAACTTTTCTAATCCACTAGGTGCAGAATTAGTCCTACAATGTCCAATAGCACGTCTACCGTATAAACAGTTTTGAGACATTTTATTATGCACAGATGAGCTATTTATAACATTTGAAGATGAGTCTActgttaaatacatttttacaatCGCCAATCTATCGGGAGGAAGTCCTTTGACTTTCGACAGTTCGTCTATACTCTTAAAGGGTCCTTTACGTTCCCTGTAATGCACTATGTTAGCTGCCATTTCCTGAGTCATACGTGTCACACTCATTAACTGAAAGACATTTGCACTATTTACATTCACAAGTTTTGAAGGCGAAGGTTTGACATTAGTTTCGTTAGTCTGCAAAGACTCTAAAGACTGCGTAAGAGAGGAACTACGGCTACTGTTGTTGATTTTGCGACGTCCGACCGTGATTTCGGTTCGGAACTGCTCCAGTCTGTTAGCACCGACGCCGGAAACTAAAGCCAAGTCTTCAACCCGTTTGAAGCCACCAATCCTCTGGCGGTACTCCACGATGTTTTCGGCAGTCACTCGGTTTATTCCAGGCAGTGTCATCAGCTGTTCTTCTGTCGCAGTGTTGATGTTGATCAAATCCCACTTCATATCAGAATCTAAGACATGGAATGTGGCACTTAAATTACCGTTTCTGGAGCGATAAAAGCGTTTGGTTGATCCTTCGTGCATCATAGATGACTTATGATGTGGGACGCTGATGCACTGCCCCATGATCCGAAGGCTTTTGCTCAAGTTATGTGCCGACAAATGTtctcattttttctttctgaaaccaaaaaaaaaaatcatacttagcATATGTATGACAACCAATAATGTAATGTGAACGTAAGCTGCTTAatcggaactgatgtgatataccccacccttgacgactttttcctgttggcgccaagaaagcgtcaccaagaaaacgatgtatgacgacatatgtcatacatcgttcttagcgatgcttttttagcgccaacaggaaaaaatcagataaaaaacatgatcaaagcacttcagaacacaatatatataaaaacaaaataaaagcacagcaaaaaacatcacgaatatatgcttcaaaaatgtacagggccggggttttttgtaaacatatgaaataaattattgtattaattacaagtcgaaattaatgcattaattttttttcatcatttctccgggatacgagccctcggtctcatagtactttcgtaatgagacttcgactcgccggccctgcctcggtctcattacgaaagtactatgagacctctggctcgccaattatccctccgactgttaatatacattacagtcggagtatggtcacagttatgtatattttcatggaggcacacaagggtggctccttccgttcagtgtacaataatgacacagttttaagtgtgaaatatgcaccattattgtgcagatttattaataaaattcagcatttttaagagtacaaccgaaagaactttcaattgttaacataaaattcagtacctaatggaggcacgttaatagaatgtctaaataattcgtggcatcgataagaattaacttttagaacaaaataaccgtactatttctgtaaaattaatttacatacagtaaaaataaagttaaaaactacaagaacccctcaaggatttgtaaaaacaaagaattttggaagtgagaggttttttttgaattctaaaataaagaacttacctttttatatggtataaatattcacactcagtctaaaacaatacatcatatgacaatggcacattacagatacacaccacgttggagttaacttttaattaaccttcaagtttgaagaaactgacattttctaatgtttttacttcaaaacacaactactgaatttaaactaacacaaaataagcattcctgtaaggtatattgcacgaaacaacaccacgtatctctcctgcgtgaaactcaaacaacccaagtaaacaagtttgaacagatctgtaagattgccttcgagttgctaaacacaggttagtttggccagggatgccatgcataaaaaattatcgcctcattggcgagaaaaatattttaattttgtgcaaaaaaatcgaatgtcgccaaatgggggggggggtatatcacatctgtaccaaacaaaaatatttagtgtttgtGCACACGGCTCAAAACTATCTGATAGTATGAAAAACAATATACTTTACttagataattttattttcaaaaattgccatcATGTTTCCATCaactttttgcattaatttatccCAATTTGGAAGATAACCAATATCTAATATCGctattaaataatgatttattgGATGAAGTACATATCCACTACATGGCATGTGCATCTATGTTATCTTGCTATGatgatgaaaatttcattttgaagcgatgaattgttctgtaaaacaaaaaaggaaaaaaaatctatgtaaatatttttccataataaaaaaatgcaatttcccCACGAGGTAAAAAATGTTCCATTAGTGCAGCAACTAATACTTTTTATACACCTAAAAATGTCATGGGCTCCTCTTACAAAACTGAAAGATTTAATATTTTCTGCATCTCTTATACTGCTGCATCattgtaaatttttctttgatagtAAAGTTATAACATAGGAATAAGATGGTATAATGCATGGCAAATTCTATGTTACGATAAAGAAGTATATAACAAAATTCATGCCTTAAGTTATGTCATGGGAAATTTTGAGTAACACCATGAACtggcgggaaaaaaaatcaaagcactATATAGCACAAAAGCACTTATGCCCGTACATGCAACTGCAGAAGGGATTAAACTATAAACTATTTAAaggaaacaataaaataaatgctgAACTTAGAAACAAAcctattacatatttctaaacttgTACAGCCTATTGGTTGAAAAAGGATATATTAATCAAAACATTAGTAAATCCAAATTAAGATCACAGAGGTATGTTTTAGAACATTCAAGCAACATATATGTTTACATAGACTTAAACTCAGGATTGAAGCAATTATAAAGCCCCATAACTAAAAGAATGCATTATACTTTTAGCACTGCATTAACTTTATACacacataaaataattaaacattatgATTTTATCTGAAGTATCTTCTTCACACAGTACCCAAGTATAAAAATCAACTGTCTAGTGGTAGATAATTAGTTTTTTACCACCAAGTTGAGTACAGTAAACAACAAAACCAAccatatttgaaaatttcttgatAAATGCATTCAATCATGAAAGTACTTATGGATGAATAGTACTCATACACGCAGAATTCGacattatacattaaaaaaaaggacagattctaagtttatttcaaaatattgaaatgcaAAGCTAACGAACAAGTGGTTGAAAGCAAACGTAAGATTCAAATCACACCAGCTATTTAGCATCGGGGAACAATATAACAAcacttttgatgaaatttataatttaactGGTATCTACAGCGCATCATAACGTTATTTCTCACTATTATTTGCACACTGAAAGTCAATCGAAAGAAGATATGTAACTAACAAGTTGTGTACATACGTGATAGAAGCGAATGCAACATACGAGAAAAACCTAAAAGCAGCATTTCTTTCCGAAATCAAACTCGGCTGTGAGTGGAATAGCACCATAAACAAAGGACAGCAACAATATCAAGGCactaaagtaatatttattcacCATCGTTCGACACTCGTTAAATGGAAGCACACAAACAATAACGAGAGAGCCACCGCTGTCACTTGCCTAGCGCAGCTCAAAACACTTCAGCCGCTACGCTTCAGCCAATCCTTGTTGTGACCCTTATCGagtgcagcgccatctgttgattTTAATAATTGCATGCAAATACTTGCGCTTTGGAATCGGAGATTTCTATGCATGATCTTTCAGGAGATGCGGAGAGCATTGAGTAAAAGGGAAGAGATAGGGGTGATGGTAGGGTAGGTCATGGGAGgtcgctgtgacctcccaaaaaattttattcagaaaattcTGAGCAATGATTCGGGAAATTTGGAGATAGTATTGCaattatttttgtctcttttttaatgatgcctaattCTCATTGTGTAGgtacatgtttcattttttttttgaatcggaaAAAAATTTTTAGTCCTAAAATTGagaattccccctccccccattctacctcccccccccctgtgaggaaaataaatttccattattCCCTGTGAGGAGAATGAATTTCAATTATGTTTCTTCTCTTTTAACCTTTTAAGGACCAAATGGTGCATATGTGTCCCCAGGCTTTCATTTCGGAGAATCACGGAGCGGCAATTACCCCTGGAAAATTTCATATTCTTACATATAGGcgggtgtagtttttgctgttttccgataaaattttcatttgccatacataaataaatatgatacaATTCAAATAATATATTAAGAAAACAACAAAGTATAAGTGAGTACATGACGCATACTTATACGAACATTATGTGTGTAAAaatgaaatggggggggggtcgtgTACTCCTCTTCTTCTCCTTCTCCGGTCTTCCCAAATGACGCTTTTGCCCTCTCCCTTCTTTTCTTAAATCCGTTTAATAAGTATTGTAATGTAGCAAAGATATCAGCctatttaaaggattttttttttcagtgtattttttttttcctttgatgaaCAATCTCCTTGCTACTCTAACAAAAATGTTCACAGAAAAAATACACCCATGAAAATTATATACATAATTCGGTATATGTAAATGTGGCCATGCCAAAAGAttctaggtaaaaaaaaaattctttatgcgatagggaaaaaatatcttgtattttatcaatttttgaaatgatgcaGATGTTCGGAtgcaacttttatttcattctacTTATTTCTCTTCTCTTTCCctcctcttatatatatatatatatatatatatatatatatatatatatatatatatatatatatatatatatatatatatatatatatatatatatatatatatatatatatatatatatatatatatatataaaaatatatatatatatatatatatatatatatatatatatatatatatatatatatatattggtgaAGCAAATCCTCGTAAAATggtgagtaaatatttttcaaattgttcaattcCATGCCATATCAATCATCTTCTAGACCagaccatttccgattttaatgaaatttggcatgaaGGACACGTGTGACaaaagataagtaatcctgccaatttttagacttctattttgaaaaattttcaaaatacaggCCTGTAAAAAAACTCAATATGGCTGTAACTTCTCAATATAGCAGAGTTGAAACTCAAAATTCACTGCAAAGCTAAGGAATAAAGCCTTCTATTCATATAAtacatgatttaaatttcaaggtcattcAGCGAGACTTTGGAtcttgaatatctcaaaatatACCCCCTttcagaaattttcgaaaaaaatatattttattgctctTAACACTATCCTTCCACTGTACCAAAAATTAGGCTGGCATTACAATGGTAAAAGGCACTGCAAAAAATCAGGAATAATTACATATTTTCTGTAGTAGATGATTAATACAAATTtaactcaaattttgaaaattttgaacaattttcacaatagaaatctaaaaatggACTTTCCTCGTCGTATGTGTccttaatgaaaattttattaaaatcggaaatgATGAGGTCAAAAACTCACTTTATTTGGCTTGATGTGACATGGAATTTCTCATCTACAGAAAATAGAAAAcattcctttttttgtttttttgcagcGCTTTGCTATTGCGGTCCCAGTCTAATTTTTGGTACAGTGTaagaaaatgttggttttttttttttttttcaaaaaaggggtggggttgagatattcaaggtcaaaagtcacagTGAAGTTGTAATTTGAACgtcatgaaatatatatatatacatatatatatatatatatatatatatatatatatatatatatatatatatatatacaatggttcttaaatttttattctactataattaggagagGAGTTACAGTCATTAGAAAGAacccacttttaatttttttcgcacattttgaatttttaattggcttatattttgaactattttcagaatggaaatctaaaaattggcagaaTTACTTTCTCTGCCATATATATCCTTCatgccaatttttatgaaaatacaaaatGGTGAGGTCAAAAACTTCCTTTTAAtgattgatctgacatggaattgctcGATTATCAGTgtcataacaattaaaataaacgaattttaaaacattaaaatccgttaagtcaaataataatagtaatagtaaaaatatataaataaataataataatctatatacataaatggctacttctgtatatAAGGATATCCGGGGTAAACTCCAAAACTACTggccgattttaaccatttttttcatgtaatttccccattaaatgattaaatgtaaaacccattgttacaaaaattcgttgcgtcgcaacAGCAATATTGATAGTCatgacaatgaaaattttgaatcaggGCTTCTCTGAaacaaacatgaatttaaaatcacttaaatatttagaaactcTACAACTCCACATTCTGCACACTTAttgaaacatagtagagagctttttttttctgtctgtgtgtgtgtgtgtgtgtgtgtgtgctatttaattaaataaattaagcgcacggtttttttagtgatctttgttttgttagttcatattttgggaattcttcaagtttttatatgcttaaatgtcgtgcttttgGTTCTAACTGATTctgttttgttctttatacttattgcgattttacttttatgggtaaggaagaagttcgatttttaatcacgtcaaagcgaataaaagtagcgactgtttctcacaattattactgacccctGCAACGCCGGGaatttttgctagtaataaataaaatacaataatctTGCAAAAAGTCCTAATTTGTCCCATCTTTCCCTATATCGAATTTTTCATAGTTCCTTTACAATGCATTTCAATCTCTTTGCTTGACAGAGAAGAAAATGCAATCCATCATATGGAACCTTAATCGATAAATGTCATCACCGTAATCGATACCTGAACTTCATCCGTATTTTCCTTTTCTGCCTTACTCTCTATTTACTTCtttctataaaaattttattttcttaatgtaAAGTTTATGTAATTAAGTTTCTGTTCTCTATATTAATAAAGAATATCAATAAACTTTATCCCAAAaacttcattcatttattcaattccatcattaaactttcttttttggaatattttttaccttattcctaaactcaaatttcatgaaGATGAACTCatctgaaaaaatttcaaatgataatcCGGGagttagttgaagaaaaatactgttgttgttgttgtcgtgtccaaagaagtgcagagtgcgaaaggtttaaatggctccaaaagtcttaaaaacaagatccgctaattctggagcccgatgactgtaaaggatttcatgtggtggtgctccaag
Encoded proteins:
- the LOC129220129 gene encoding endonuclease/exonuclease/phosphatase family domain-containing protein 1-like, whose amino-acid sequence is MGQCISVPHHKSSMMHEGSTKRFYRSRNGNLSATFHVLDSDMKWDLININTATEEQLMTLPGINRVTAENIVEYRQRIGGFKRVEDLALVSGVGANRLEQFRTEITVGRRKINNSSRSSSLTQSLESLQTNETNVKPSPSKLVNVNSANVFQLMSVTRMTQEMAANIVHYRERKGPFKSIDELSKVKGLPPDRLAIVKMYLTVDSSSNVINSSSVHNKMSQNCLYGRRAIGHCRTNSAPSGLEKLRSYDPSTKDFYELVSSLITRPPVSEVFSNNYLGRQVFRLASWNLQDFVIEKAKNPGVQEVMARTILENGFSLIAVQEVASREALSLIASELNEPKLYPVKSWKGDRGKWHSLVSSHVDTDNSHQKSFVNGFLYDTSRGLQLQDSSVLYIPKEKMMGVTIKCQPFLGYFKIKNMDFVVVTFSLISESCVAKLLPSLLEQLKERIQVFEVLCGQGYTQLVPVESSSDNENWQEESHIWSSLNVRKIYSGRSGVVLNGLSHLAIPNGWKWGGSVSKHCPVWAEVFTEEDSNGVSSLPLSNGISKIPVLGPDVIADAINENISTLSDKNKEKCKGFWDRTWTWRYNHRQHVTCEKTKVLGKENGCL